From the genome of Adhaeribacter pallidiroseus:
ACGCCCTGCGCATGACGGAGTGGCTATTAAAAGTAGAACCTCAGCCTTCCGAAGCTTTGCAATTAGCCATCCGGAGCCAGCACCTGCGCCGGTGGACCATTCCGCGTAGCGAATACCCCATGGACTTAGCCGGTTATAATAAATGGCGCAATACGCTCCGTAAGTTTCACGCCGATTTAGCAGGCCAGGTTTTACAGGAAGTGGGCTACAGTGCCGAAACGATGGACCGGGTTCAGTTTTTAATTCTGAAAAGACAACTAAAAATAGATGCCGAAGTGCAATTACTGGAAGATGTGGTGTGCCTGGTATTTTTAGAAAATTATTTCCTGGATTTTGCGCGGCAACACGACGAAGAAAAAGTAATAGACATTGTGCAAAAAACCTGGCGGAAAATGACGCCTCGCGGTCAGGAAATAGCTTTAACACTGCCCATGCTGCCGGAAGCTGCCCGCTTGGTAACTAAAGCTCTGGCTGGCTGAACCAAAATTTAAAAAATTTTACTTGCAGGTACTTATTCATTACTTTTCATTATATCATTAACCGGCATTATGAAAAAATCAATTGCGCCCTTTATCTTCTTAGGAATACTTCCTGGCATTTTACAGCTTGGTGCCATTCCTAAAACGACGGACCTAATAATTGCCCCAGAACCAGCAGCTAAGAAAGCCATTCCGGCCTATGCGGCCAATCCATTAACTTTTTACTGGATCGATGTGGAAGGAGGGGCAGCTACTCTGATTGTAACCCCAACCGGCGAGTCGGTGCTGATCGATTCGGGTAACCCGGGCAACCGCGATGCCGACCGGATATACCAGGTAGCCAAAAACGTGGCGGGCTTAAAGCAAATTGACCATCTGATAACCACGCACTGGCACATCGACCATTACGGAGGTGCCGCCGAACTGGCGAAAAAAATGCCCATAATAGAAGTACACGACAAAGGTATTCCGGATAATTTAGCAGAAGATAAAGAATTTGCCACTCGCATAGAGGCTTACCGCACTATGGCCGTAAAAAAGCGATCACGGTTACGGGAAAACCAGGTACTCAATTTAAAAAAACTGTCGGCTAACCTTCCTGCATTAAGCATGCGAATTGTGGGGTTCGATAAAAAGTTTACCCCAGCAACGCACCAAAGTACCCCCACTGGCCAATGCGCCGTACCGGATAAAGCGCCCGATACCTCGGATAATGCCAACAGTACCGTGCTGGTGCTCGATTATGGCCCATTCCGGTTTTTTGATGGCGCTGATCTTACCTGGAACATCGAAAAAACATTGGCCTGCCCCGAAAACATAGTGGGTACGGTAGATGTGTATCAGGTAAATCACCATGGGTTAGACCAGAGTAATAATCCAGTTCTCATAAAAGCATTGGCACCCACGGTATCCATCATGAATAACGGCGCCCGGAAAGGCT
Proteins encoded in this window:
- a CDS encoding DUF4202 domain-containing protein gives rise to the protein MLPDQERFNAAIARFDALNSEDPHTEVYNGKMYPKELLYALRMTEWLLKVEPQPSEALQLAIRSQHLRRWTIPRSEYPMDLAGYNKWRNTLRKFHADLAGQVLQEVGYSAETMDRVQFLILKRQLKIDAEVQLLEDVVCLVFLENYFLDFARQHDEEKVIDIVQKTWRKMTPRGQEIALTLPMLPEAARLVTKALAG
- a CDS encoding ComEC/Rec2 family competence protein yields the protein MKKSIAPFIFLGILPGILQLGAIPKTTDLIIAPEPAAKKAIPAYAANPLTFYWIDVEGGAATLIVTPTGESVLIDSGNPGNRDADRIYQVAKNVAGLKQIDHLITTHWHIDHYGGAAELAKKMPIIEVHDKGIPDNLAEDKEFATRIEAYRTMAVKKRSRLRENQVLNLKKLSANLPALSMRIVGFDKKFTPATHQSTPTGQCAVPDKAPDTSDNANSTVLVLDYGPFRFFDGADLTWNIEKTLACPENIVGTVDVYQVNHHGLDQSNNPVLIKALAPTVSIMNNGARKGCGPETVTTLKNTPSLQANYQLHQNIRPDSVYNTAKNFIANLKENCKASYITLAVAANGQSYTVQIPDSHHSKTYKTKLARK